In Marinobacter sp. LQ44, the following are encoded in one genomic region:
- the folD gene encoding bifunctional methylenetetrahydrofolate dehydrogenase/methenyltetrahydrofolate cyclohydrolase FolD yields MSAKLINGKEIAAQVRQQVAAGVQARKNKGLRAPGLAVVLVGNDPASHVYVGNKRKACDEAGILSLSYDLPEDTPQAALEALIDELNENPAVDGILVQLPLPSHLDADPILVKIRPDKDVDGFHPYNIGRLMQRKPSLRPCTPAGVITLLDSIGTPYKGQHAVIVGASNIVGRPMSMELLLKGATTTVCHRFTDNLEKFVGEADILIAAVGKPGIIKGEWVKPGATVIDVGINRMDDGKLCGDVDFAAAADRAAYITPVPGGVGPMTIATLLENTLYAADVLHRGLSPNGD; encoded by the coding sequence ATGAGCGCCAAACTGATTAACGGAAAAGAGATCGCTGCCCAGGTTCGGCAACAGGTTGCTGCGGGCGTACAGGCCCGAAAAAACAAAGGCCTGAGAGCACCCGGCCTGGCAGTGGTTCTGGTGGGCAACGACCCCGCCTCCCACGTGTACGTAGGCAACAAGCGAAAAGCCTGTGATGAAGCGGGCATTCTGTCGCTGTCCTATGACTTGCCCGAAGACACCCCTCAGGCAGCCCTGGAAGCACTGATTGATGAGTTGAATGAGAACCCCGCCGTCGATGGCATCCTGGTTCAGCTCCCCCTACCCTCACACCTGGACGCCGACCCGATTCTGGTAAAAATCCGCCCAGACAAAGATGTGGACGGTTTTCACCCCTACAACATCGGCCGCCTGATGCAGCGCAAACCCAGCCTGCGACCCTGCACACCGGCCGGCGTGATCACCCTACTCGACTCCATTGGTACTCCTTACAAAGGCCAGCACGCGGTCATTGTCGGCGCTTCAAACATCGTAGGCCGCCCGATGAGCATGGAACTGCTGCTGAAAGGCGCCACCACCACCGTATGCCACCGGTTCACCGACAATCTGGAGAAGTTTGTGGGCGAGGCCGATATCCTGATTGCCGCCGTCGGCAAGCCAGGCATTATCAAAGGCGAGTGGGTAAAACCCGGCGCTACCGTGATTGATGTAGGCATCAACCGCATGGACGACGGCAAACTCTGCGGCGACGTAGACTTCGCCGCAGCCGCCGACCGCGCCGCCTACATCACCCCGGTACCCGGCGGCGTAGGCCCCATGACCATCGCCACCCTGCTGGAGAACACCCTCTACGCGGCGGATGTGCTTCACAGGGGTCTGTCCCCGAACGGGGACTGA